The following proteins come from a genomic window of Iamia sp. SCSIO 61187:
- a CDS encoding fatty acid desaturase: MTVAGQDERVPAALRASRAPALSAEEQAVAKRLSGGFGWPTVVLTAALLSVEIGVVALWAVGVVPMAIGFVINSWVSYAWYTVHHDATHKAISGRNPKRFWIENLCGNIAGYAIQLDFGSYSANHLKHHAHTNTPADPDLAVKGPLWQMPIKWLAATIFMTIGAFPGGNRLVEKLMAKMLPPDAPASSDREKAARARMRRLTQVGLVLLLVTIPLGWFWPAFLLLWLPGRVGILALMILFQWLPHFPFDRTDRFGATRINRFPGSTWLLLQQDRHLIHHLYPTIPWYRYRAAFRELRPLLEANGAIIQGTGTHPHVPIQLRETAPATT; the protein is encoded by the coding sequence ATGACCGTCGCCGGGCAGGACGAGCGGGTGCCGGCTGCGCTGCGGGCCTCCCGCGCGCCGGCGTTGAGCGCCGAGGAGCAGGCCGTCGCCAAGCGGCTGTCGGGCGGCTTCGGGTGGCCCACCGTCGTGCTGACCGCCGCGCTCCTCAGCGTCGAGATCGGTGTCGTGGCGCTCTGGGCCGTCGGCGTCGTCCCGATGGCCATCGGGTTCGTCATCAACTCGTGGGTGTCCTACGCCTGGTACACGGTCCACCACGACGCCACCCACAAGGCGATCAGCGGCCGCAACCCCAAGCGCTTCTGGATCGAGAACCTGTGCGGCAACATCGCCGGCTACGCAATCCAGCTCGACTTCGGCAGCTACAGCGCCAACCACCTCAAGCACCACGCCCACACCAACACCCCCGCCGACCCCGACCTGGCGGTCAAGGGACCGCTGTGGCAGATGCCGATCAAGTGGCTCGCCGCCACGATCTTCATGACCATCGGCGCGTTTCCCGGCGGCAACCGCCTCGTCGAGAAGCTGATGGCCAAGATGCTCCCGCCGGATGCCCCAGCCAGCTCGGACCGCGAGAAGGCGGCCCGAGCCCGGATGCGCCGGCTCACCCAGGTCGGCCTCGTGTTGCTCCTGGTGACGATCCCGCTCGGGTGGTTCTGGCCGGCGTTCCTGCTGCTGTGGTTGCCCGGTCGCGTCGGGATCCTGGCATTGATGATCCTCTTCCAGTGGCTACCGCACTTCCCCTTCGACCGCACCGACCGGTTCGGCGCAACGAGGATCAACCGGTTCCCCGGCTCCACCTGGCTTCTCCTGCAGCAGGACCGCCACCTGATCCACCACCTGTACCCAACGATCCCGTGGTATCGGTACCGAGCCGCGTTCCGCGAGCTCCGCCCGCTCCTCGAAGCGAACGGCGCGATCATCCAGGGCACCGGCACCCACCCCCATGTCCCGATTCAGCTGCGGGAGACTGCGCCCGCCACCACATGA
- a CDS encoding TetR/AcrR family transcriptional regulator, with translation MSTAETSTRRTQADRTATTRAALADAATEVLIERGWAAVTAIEVCNRAGVTRGAFHHHYDSLPELLADALRRLYATFVTRKRPTVTDLPSLIDGTWAIVGQPRFKAVLEAWLAMANDPTLRAEIGPVVVEFASLVNPEGKESPILVDAAHRDYYLMARETMLGLALGRATNGGKPLGHEKAVLDVLRAGASNVGQQQP, from the coding sequence ATGAGCACCGCTGAGACGTCGACCCGCCGCACCCAAGCCGACCGCACCGCGACGACGCGGGCGGCGCTCGCCGATGCCGCGACCGAGGTGCTCATCGAGCGCGGCTGGGCTGCCGTCACCGCCATCGAGGTGTGCAACCGCGCCGGCGTGACCCGCGGCGCGTTCCACCACCACTACGACAGCCTCCCCGAGCTCCTCGCCGACGCCCTGCGCCGCCTCTACGCCACCTTCGTCACGAGGAAGCGCCCGACCGTCACCGACCTCCCAAGCCTGATCGACGGCACCTGGGCCATCGTCGGCCAGCCGCGCTTCAAGGCCGTGCTCGAGGCCTGGTTGGCCATGGCGAACGACCCGACGCTCCGGGCCGAGATCGGCCCCGTCGTCGTTGAGTTCGCCAGCCTCGTCAACCCCGAGGGCAAGGAGTCGCCGATCCTCGTCGACGCAGCCCACCGCGACTACTACCTTATGGCCCGCGAGACCATGCTCGGCCTGGCGCTCGGCCGCGCCACGAACGGCGGCAAGCCGCTCGGCCACGAGAAGGCCGTCCTCGATGTCCTCCGTGCCGGCGCATCCAACGTCGGTCAGCAACAGCCCTGA
- a CDS encoding site-specific integrase — protein sequence MAYIIERKDRFYVVAYDGLDPLTGRERRRWHPAGRDRHDAETMAARIERDAAGSAPLRGGPVHLGEFLVDTWLPTKRRHVRASTAYRYTWFVDRYINPAIGHVPLRRLRADHLDGLYDQLATTGGRDGTGLAPKTVHEVHIIVRSALDLARRRQLVDTNVAQATNARHKRQTRTVPRSWHAAELASFLGSAKNHRLYPALHLTACTGMRRGEVAGLRWSDLDRANQRLSTSRTLQSLAGQPVEFPVKTRTSRRCIDLDDATIDVLARWRRRLSREGLPHGADDWMFLNTTGRHVNPESLSQLFNRLQRSMPDLTRIRFHDLRHTHASLLIMDGVPVKVVSERLGHANVAFTIHTYQHLLPGMSAAAAQQFAALLAAAHSR from the coding sequence ATGGCCTACATCATCGAACGCAAGGACCGCTTCTACGTCGTCGCCTACGACGGCCTCGACCCCCTCACCGGGCGGGAACGCCGCCGATGGCATCCCGCCGGCCGGGACCGCCACGACGCCGAGACGATGGCCGCCCGCATCGAGCGCGACGCCGCCGGGTCAGCGCCCCTGCGAGGCGGGCCGGTGCACCTCGGCGAGTTCCTCGTCGACACGTGGCTGCCCACCAAGCGCCGCCACGTCCGCGCCTCCACCGCCTACCGCTACACGTGGTTCGTCGACCGCTACATCAACCCTGCGATCGGCCACGTTCCGCTCCGTCGTCTGCGGGCTGACCACCTCGACGGGCTCTACGACCAGCTCGCCACCACCGGCGGCCGCGACGGCACCGGTCTCGCTCCCAAGACCGTGCACGAGGTCCACATCATCGTGCGCTCCGCGCTCGACCTCGCCCGTCGTCGCCAGCTCGTCGACACCAACGTCGCCCAGGCAACCAACGCCCGCCACAAGCGCCAGACCCGCACCGTCCCCCGGTCCTGGCACGCCGCGGAACTGGCGTCGTTCCTGGGCTCGGCGAAGAACCACCGCCTCTACCCGGCGCTGCACCTCACCGCCTGCACCGGCATGCGCCGCGGTGAGGTCGCGGGGCTTCGTTGGTCCGACCTGGACCGGGCCAACCAGCGCCTCTCGACCAGCCGCACCCTCCAGAGCCTCGCCGGCCAGCCCGTCGAGTTCCCCGTCAAGACCCGCACCAGCCGACGCTGCATCGACCTCGACGACGCCACCATCGACGTGCTCGCCCGGTGGCGGAGACGACTCTCCCGCGAAGGACTACCGCACGGCGCCGACGACTGGATGTTCCTCAACACCACCGGCCGGCACGTGAACCCCGAGTCGCTCAGCCAGCTGTTCAACCGGCTCCAGCGGTCGATGCCCGATCTGACCCGGATCAGGTTCCACGACCTGCGCCACACCCACGCCTCGCTGCTGATCATGGACGGCGTGCCGGTGAAGGTGGTGAGCGAACGGCTCGGCCACGCCAACGTCGCGTTCACCATCCACACCTACCAGCACCTGCTTCCCGGCATGAGCGCAGCCGCGGCGCAGCAGTTCGCAGCCCTGCTCGCCGCCGCCCACAGCCGGTAG